One genomic window of Camelina sativa cultivar DH55 chromosome 5, Cs, whole genome shotgun sequence includes the following:
- the LOC104785060 gene encoding GDSL esterase/lipase At2g42990, producing the protein MATHYLSPSILCIILATLVSIVGAKVPAIIVFGDSSVDSGNNNFIPTMARANFEPYGRDFPGGRATGRFCNGRLSSDFTSEAFGLKPTVPAYLDPSYNITDFATGVCFASAGTGYDNATANVLGVIPLWREVEYYREYQSKLSAYLGHRRAARIIRESLYLVSIGTNDFLENYFTLPDRRSQFSISQYQDFLIEIAEVFLKDLYRLGARKMSFTGISPMGCLPLERVTNLDDPFSCAQSYNNLAVDFNGRLRKLVMKLNRELTGMRIFFANPYDIIWDIVTKPDLYGLEVSSSACCGTGLFEMGFLCGRNNMLTCSDANKFVFWDAFHPTERTNKIVSDHFFKHLKNLFH; encoded by the exons ATGGCAACACATTATTTGTCACCATCAATATTATGCATTATTTTGGCCACTCTTGTCTCCATTGTCGGAGCAAAGGTCCCGGCGATTATAGTCTTTGGTGACTCTTCCGTAGATTCCGGCAATAACAACTTCATACCAACAATGGCCAGAGCCAATTTCGAGCCTTACGGTCGTGACTTTCCCGGGGGACGTGCCACTGGCCGCTTTTGTAACGGTCGTCTCTCTTCCGATTTCACTTCTGAGGCTTTTGGCCTTAAACCGACCGTGCCAGCCTACCTTGATCCGTCCTACAATATCACTGATTTCGCCACCGGGGTTTGCTTCGCGTCCGCCGGCACAGGCTATGATAATGCCACGGCCAACGTGCTT ggCGTGATTCCATTATGGAGAGAAGTAGAGTATTATAGGGAATACCAAAGCAAACTTTCCGCCTATCTTGGCCACCGTAGAGCTGCCAGAATCATCAGAGAATCTCTGTACTTAGTCAGCATAGGAACCAACGATTTCCTTGAGAACTACTTCACATTACCGGACAGGAGATCTCAGTTCAGCATCAGTCAGTATCAAGACTTTCTGATAGAGATAGCTGAGGTGTTCTTAAAGGATCTTTACAGACTCGGAGCTCGGAAAATGTCTTTCACCGGAATCTCGCCTATGGGATGTCTACCATTGGAGAGAGTGACGAACCTTGACGACCCTTTTAGCTGTGCTCAGAGTTATAATAACCTGGCTGTTGATTTCAACGGGAGATTGAGAAAATTGGTGATGAAGTTGAATAGAGAGCTCACTGGAATGAGGATTTTCTTTGCTAATCCTTACGATATCATTTGGGACATTGTAACCAAACCTGATCTTTACGGTCTAGAGGTATCTAGTTCTGCATGTTGCGGCACGGGATTGTTCGAGATGGGATTTCTTTGCGGCCGGAACAATATGTTAACTTGCAGTGATGCGAATAAGTTCGTTTTCTGGGACGCATTTCATCCCACCGAGAGGACTAATAAGATTGTGTCCGATCACTTTTTCAAGCATCTCAAGAATCTGTTTCATtga
- the LOC104785057 gene encoding probable polyamine oxidase 2 isoform X2, with protein sequence MESRKNSDRQMRRANCFSAGERVKTRSPSVIVIGGGFGGISAARTLQDASFQVMVLESRDRIGGRVHTDYSFGFPVDLGASWLHGVCKENPLAPVIGRLGLPLYRTSGDNSVLYDHDLQSYALFDMDGNQVPQELVTEVGVTFEHILEEINKVRDEQDADISISKAFSIVFSRKPELRLEGLAHNVLQWYVCRMEGWFAADADTISAKCWDQEELLPGGHGLMVRGYRPVINTLAKGLDIRVGHRVTNIVRRYNGVKVTTENGETFVADAAVIAVPLGVLKSGTIKFEPKLPEWKQEAINDLGVGIENKIILHFEKVFWPKVEFLGVVAETSYGCSYFLNLHKATGHPVLVYMPAGQLAKDIEKMSDEAAASFAFLQLQRILPDALPPVQYLVSRWGSDVNSLGSYSYDIVGKPHDLYERLRVPVDNLFFAGEATSSSFPGSVHGAYSTGLMAAEDCRMRVLERYGELDLFQPVMGEEGPFSVPLLISRL encoded by the exons atGGAGTCCAGAAAAAACTCTGATCGTCAAATGCGTAGAG CTAATTGCTTTTCAGCTGGTGAAAGGGTGAAGACAAGGTCACCGTCGGTGATTGTCATCGGAGGTGGTTTTGGTGGTATCTCAGCTGCTCGCACTCTTCAAGATGCTTCCTTTCAG gttatggtgctggagtcccgtgACAGAATCGGTGGACGTGTTCACACTGATTACTCATTTGGTTTTCCCGTTGATCTTGGTGCATCATG GCTACATGGAGTTTGCAAAGAGAATCCTCTTGCACCAGTAATTGGAAGACTGGGACTGCCCTTGTATCGTACTAGCGGTGACAATTCGGTCTTGTATGATCATGATCTTCAGAG CTATGCTCTGTTTGATATGGATGGTAACCAAGTTCCTCAAGAGTTGGTAACTGAGGTTGGCGTCACTTTTGAACATATTTTGGAAGAG ATCAATAAAGTCAGGGATGAGCAGGATGCAGACATTTCAATTTCTAAGGCTTTCTCAATAGTCTTTTCTAGGAAACCCGAGTTGAG GTTAGAGGGGCTTGCACACAATGTACTTCAATGGTATGTATGCCGCATGGAAGGATGGTTTGCCGCAGATGCAGATACCATCTCTGCAAAGTGTTGGGACCAG GAGGAATTACTGCCTGGTGGACATGGTCTTATGGTTAGAGGGTATCGTCCTGTCATCAACACTTTGGCCAAAGGTCTTGATATCCGAGTAGGCCACAG GGTTACTAATATAGTAAGGCGGTACAATGGAGTGAAGGTAACGACAGAAAACGGTGAAACATTTGTTGCTGATGCTGCAGTCATTGCTGTTCCTCTCGGAGTTTTAAAATCTGGAACGATAAAGTTCGAACCGAAGCTACCTGAGTGGAAACAAGAAGCAATCAACGACCTAGGAGTAGGTATCGAGAACAAGATCATACTCCATTTTGAGAAAGTCTTCTGGCCGAAAGTGGAGTTTCTAGGAGTGGTAGCTGAAACCTCCTACGGCTGCAGTTACTTTTTGAACCTGCACAAGGCCACGGGTCATCCTGTCCTGGTTTACATGCCGGCTGGTCAGCTCGCTAAAGACATTGAGAAAATGTCTGATGAAGCAGCTGCAAGTTTCGCCTTCTTGCAACTCCAGAGAATTCTTCCGGATGCATTGCCTCCGGTACAGTATCTTGTATCAAGGTGGGGATCGGATGTGAATTCACTGGGATCTTATAGCTACGATATCGTGGGAAAACCTCATGATCTCTACGAGAGGCTAAGGGTTCCAGTGGATAACTTATTCTTTGCCGGTGAAGCAACGAGCTCGAGCTTCCCTGGCTCGGTTCACGGCGCTTATTCAACTGGATTGATGGCAGCTGAAGATTGTAGGATGCGAGTTTTGGAGCGGTATGGTGAGTTAG ATCTGTTTCAGCCTGTCATGGGTGAAGAAGGACCTTTCTCTGTTCCTCTTCTTATCTCCCGTCTCTAA
- the LOC104785058 gene encoding transcription factor PIF4-like, whose product MEHQGWGFEENYSLSTNRRSIRPQDELVELLWRDGKVVLQSQTHRDQTETQKQDHRGGALRSNTFLEDQETVSWIQYPPDEDLFETDDFSSHFFSTVDPLQRPTSETIKPTSGPDQPQVMDKPKACHDPPQVMPPPKFRLTDSSSGNMELGKEQYSVMTVGLSHCESNPSQSDLDVSMSHARSKNIEEKLYPNASSSSGGSSGCSFGKDIKEMASGKSITTDRKRKHIMDTDESVSQSDAIGNKSNQRSGSTRRSRAAEVHNLSERRRRDRINERMKALQELIPHCSKTDKASILDEAIDYLKSLQLQLQVMWMGSGMTAAPMMFPGVQPPPFMRQMQSPVQLPRFPVMDRSAIQNNPGLVCQNPVQNQIFSDRFARFIGGFPQMQAASQPMEMLRFVSPAGQQSQQQPSAPTKTTDGPRLDH is encoded by the exons ATGGAACACCAAGGTTGGGGTTTTGAGGAGAATTATAGTTTGTCCACTAATAGAAGATCTATAAG GCCACAAGATGAACTAGTGGAATTGTTGTGGCGAGATGGGAAAGTGGTTCTGCAGAGCCAAACTCATAGAGACCAAAccgaaacacaaaaacaagatcaTCGTGGTGGAGCCCTAAGATCCAACACCTTTCTTGAAGATCAAGAAACTGTTTCTTGGATCCAATACCCTCCAGATGAAGACCTCTTCGAAACCGACGACTTCTCTTCCCATTTCTTCTCAACCGTTGATCCCCTCCAGAGACCAACCTCAGAGACTATTAAACCTACGTCCGGTCCTGACCAACCTCAAGTCATGGATAAGCCTAAGGCCTGTCATGACCCTCCTCAGGTCATGCCTCCTCCTAAATTTAGGTTAACTGATTCATCATCAGGAAACATGGAACTAGGAAAGGAACAGTACTCGGTGATGACCGTTGGACTTAGCCATTGCGAGAGCAACCCATCCCAGAGCGATCTTGATGTCTCAATGAGTCATGCTCGAAGCAAAAACATCGAAGAAAAGCTTTATCCGAACGCAAGCTCCTCATCAGGTGGCTCCTCAGGTTGCAGCTTTGGCAAGGATATCAAAGAAATGGCTAGTGGAAAAAGCATCACAACAGACCGTAAGAGAAAACACATAATGGACACTGATGAATCTGTGTCTCAATCAGAT GCAATAGGTAACAAGTCGAACCAACGATCAGGATCAACACGAAGGAGTCGAGCAGCTGAAGTTCATAATCTCTCCGAAAGG AGGAGGAGAGATAGGATCAATGAGAGAATGAAGGCTTTGCAAGAACTAATACCTCACTGCAGTAAA ACCGATAAGGCTTCGATTTTGGACGAAGCCATAGACTATTTGAAATCACTTCAGCTACAGCTTCAAGTGATGTGGATGGGGAGTGGAATGACGGCGGCTCCGATGATGTTCCCCGGTGTACAGCCTCCACCGTTCATGCGTCAGATGCAGAGCCCGGTACAGTTACCTCGATTCCCGGTTATGGATAGGTCCGCAATTCAGAACAATCCCGGTTTAGTTTGTCAGAATCCGGTACAAAACCAGATATTCTCTGACCGGTTTGCTAGGTTCATCGGTGGCTTCCCACAGATGCAGGCCGCGTCTCAG CCGATGGAGATGTTGAGATTTGTGTCACCGGCGGGACAGCAAAGTCAACAACAACCGTCTGCGCCGACCAAGACAACCGATGGTCCTCGTTTGGATCACTAG
- the LOC104785057 gene encoding probable polyamine oxidase 2 isoform X3, which yields MESRKNSDRQMRRAGERVKTRSPSVIVIGGGFGGISAARTLQDASFQVMVLESRDRIGGRVHTDYSFGFPVDLGASWLHGVCKENPLAPVIGRLGLPLYRTSGDNSVLYDHDLQSYALFDMDGNQVPQELVTEVGVTFEHILEEINKVRDEQDADISISKAFSIVFSRKPELRLEGLAHNVLQWYVCRMEGWFAADADTISAKCWDQEELLPGGHGLMVRGYRPVINTLAKGLDIRVGHRVTNIVRRYNGVKVTTENGETFVADAAVIAVPLGVLKSGTIKFEPKLPEWKQEAINDLGVGIENKIILHFEKVFWPKVEFLGVVAETSYGCSYFLNLHKATGHPVLVYMPAGQLAKDIEKMSDEAAASFAFLQLQRILPDALPPVQYLVSRWGSDVNSLGSYSYDIVGKPHDLYERLRVPVDNLFFAGEATSSSFPGSVHGAYSTGLMAAEDCRMRVLERYGELDLFQPVMGEEGPFSVPLLISRL from the exons atGGAGTCCAGAAAAAACTCTGATCGTCAAATGCGTAGAG CTGGTGAAAGGGTGAAGACAAGGTCACCGTCGGTGATTGTCATCGGAGGTGGTTTTGGTGGTATCTCAGCTGCTCGCACTCTTCAAGATGCTTCCTTTCAG gttatggtgctggagtcccgtgACAGAATCGGTGGACGTGTTCACACTGATTACTCATTTGGTTTTCCCGTTGATCTTGGTGCATCATG GCTACATGGAGTTTGCAAAGAGAATCCTCTTGCACCAGTAATTGGAAGACTGGGACTGCCCTTGTATCGTACTAGCGGTGACAATTCGGTCTTGTATGATCATGATCTTCAGAG CTATGCTCTGTTTGATATGGATGGTAACCAAGTTCCTCAAGAGTTGGTAACTGAGGTTGGCGTCACTTTTGAACATATTTTGGAAGAG ATCAATAAAGTCAGGGATGAGCAGGATGCAGACATTTCAATTTCTAAGGCTTTCTCAATAGTCTTTTCTAGGAAACCCGAGTTGAG GTTAGAGGGGCTTGCACACAATGTACTTCAATGGTATGTATGCCGCATGGAAGGATGGTTTGCCGCAGATGCAGATACCATCTCTGCAAAGTGTTGGGACCAG GAGGAATTACTGCCTGGTGGACATGGTCTTATGGTTAGAGGGTATCGTCCTGTCATCAACACTTTGGCCAAAGGTCTTGATATCCGAGTAGGCCACAG GGTTACTAATATAGTAAGGCGGTACAATGGAGTGAAGGTAACGACAGAAAACGGTGAAACATTTGTTGCTGATGCTGCAGTCATTGCTGTTCCTCTCGGAGTTTTAAAATCTGGAACGATAAAGTTCGAACCGAAGCTACCTGAGTGGAAACAAGAAGCAATCAACGACCTAGGAGTAGGTATCGAGAACAAGATCATACTCCATTTTGAGAAAGTCTTCTGGCCGAAAGTGGAGTTTCTAGGAGTGGTAGCTGAAACCTCCTACGGCTGCAGTTACTTTTTGAACCTGCACAAGGCCACGGGTCATCCTGTCCTGGTTTACATGCCGGCTGGTCAGCTCGCTAAAGACATTGAGAAAATGTCTGATGAAGCAGCTGCAAGTTTCGCCTTCTTGCAACTCCAGAGAATTCTTCCGGATGCATTGCCTCCGGTACAGTATCTTGTATCAAGGTGGGGATCGGATGTGAATTCACTGGGATCTTATAGCTACGATATCGTGGGAAAACCTCATGATCTCTACGAGAGGCTAAGGGTTCCAGTGGATAACTTATTCTTTGCCGGTGAAGCAACGAGCTCGAGCTTCCCTGGCTCGGTTCACGGCGCTTATTCAACTGGATTGATGGCAGCTGAAGATTGTAGGATGCGAGTTTTGGAGCGGTATGGTGAGTTAGATCTGTTTCAGCCTGTCATGGGTGAAGAAGGACCTTTCTCTGTTCCTCTTCTTATCTCCCGTCTCTAA
- the LOC104785059 gene encoding transcription factor JUNGBRUNNEN 1, producing MHRELFIQRDFDWCYREIDVVKMSGKGNLGKDHEEEDEAPLPGFRFHPTDEELLGFYLRRKVENKPIKLELIKQIDIYKFDPWDLTRVNSVGEKEWYFFCMRGRKYRNSVRPNRVTGSGFWKATGIDKPVYSNLDCVGLKKSLVYYLGSAGKGTKTDWMMHEFRLPSTTKTDSPAQQAEVWTLCRIFKRVTSHRNPTIVPPIRKPVITLTDSCSKTSSLDSDHTSHRVVDSLSHEPPLQPHNHPYWNQHMEAFNQPTYTSCNDNNLLSFWNVNGGDFIGDSASWDELRSVIDGNTKP from the exons ATGCATAGAGAACTTTTCATACAGAGAGACTTTGATTGGTGTTACAGAGAGATCGATGTAGTGAAGATGAGTGGCAAAGGTAACTTAGGTAAggatcatgaagaagaagatgaagcaccACTTCCTGGATTCAGATTTCATCCGACGGACGAAgagcttttagggttttatcttCGAAGAAAAGTAGAGAACAAACCGATCAAACTCGAACTTATCAAACAGATCGATATCTATAAGTTCGATCCTTGGGATCTTACTA GAGTGAACAGCGTCGGGGAAAAGGAGTGGTACTTCTTCTGCATGAGAGGTAGGAAATACAGAAATAGCGTTAGACCAAATCGAGTCACCGGTTCAGGGTTCTGGAAAGCCACTGGTATTGATAAACCGGTTTACTCCAATCTAGATTGTGTCGGTCTCAAGAAATCTTTGGTTTACTATCTTGGTTCTGCCGGTAAAGGCACCAAAACCGATTGGATGATGCATGAATTCCGCCTCCCCTCTACCACCAAAACCGACTCGCCAGCACAACAAGCT gAGGTATGGACACTATGCAGAATCTTCAAACGGGTCACATCTCACAGAAACCCAACCATCGTACCACCAATCCGAAAACCGGTTATCACCTTAACCGACTCGTGTTCTAAGACAAGCAGCTTAGATTCAGACCACACGAGCCACCGCGTAGTAGACTCCTTGTCCCACGAGCCGCCGCTTCAGCCACATAATCATCCTTATTGGAACCAACATATGGAGGCTTTCAATCAACCGACATATACATCTTGTAATGATAATAACCTCCTCAGTTTCTGGAACGTCAACGGTGGAGATTTCATCGGAGACTCAGCAAGTTGGGATGAACTTAGATCTGTTATAGATGGCAACACTAAACCCTAG
- the LOC104785057 gene encoding probable polyamine oxidase 2 isoform X1 gives MESRKNSDRQMRRANCFSAGERVKTRSPSVIVIGGGFGGISAARTLQDASFQVMVLESRDRIGGRVHTDYSFGFPVDLGASWLHGVCKENPLAPVIGRLGLPLYRTSGDNSVLYDHDLQSYALFDMDGNQVPQELVTEVGVTFEHILEEINKVRDEQDADISISKAFSIVFSRKPELRLEGLAHNVLQWYVCRMEGWFAADADTISAKCWDQEELLPGGHGLMVRGYRPVINTLAKGLDIRVGHRVTNIVRRYNGVKVTTENGETFVADAAVIAVPLGVLKSGTIKFEPKLPEWKQEAINDLGVGIENKIILHFEKVFWPKVEFLGVVAETSYGCSYFLNLHKATGHPVLVYMPAGQLAKDIEKMSDEAAASFAFLQLQRILPDALPPVQYLVSRWGSDVNSLGSYSYDIVGKPHDLYERLRVPVDNLFFAGEATSSSFPGSVHGAYSTGLMAAEDCRMRVLERYGELDLFQPVMGEEGPFSVPLLISRL, from the exons atGGAGTCCAGAAAAAACTCTGATCGTCAAATGCGTAGAG CTAATTGCTTTTCAGCTGGTGAAAGGGTGAAGACAAGGTCACCGTCGGTGATTGTCATCGGAGGTGGTTTTGGTGGTATCTCAGCTGCTCGCACTCTTCAAGATGCTTCCTTTCAG gttatggtgctggagtcccgtgACAGAATCGGTGGACGTGTTCACACTGATTACTCATTTGGTTTTCCCGTTGATCTTGGTGCATCATG GCTACATGGAGTTTGCAAAGAGAATCCTCTTGCACCAGTAATTGGAAGACTGGGACTGCCCTTGTATCGTACTAGCGGTGACAATTCGGTCTTGTATGATCATGATCTTCAGAG CTATGCTCTGTTTGATATGGATGGTAACCAAGTTCCTCAAGAGTTGGTAACTGAGGTTGGCGTCACTTTTGAACATATTTTGGAAGAG ATCAATAAAGTCAGGGATGAGCAGGATGCAGACATTTCAATTTCTAAGGCTTTCTCAATAGTCTTTTCTAGGAAACCCGAGTTGAG GTTAGAGGGGCTTGCACACAATGTACTTCAATGGTATGTATGCCGCATGGAAGGATGGTTTGCCGCAGATGCAGATACCATCTCTGCAAAGTGTTGGGACCAG GAGGAATTACTGCCTGGTGGACATGGTCTTATGGTTAGAGGGTATCGTCCTGTCATCAACACTTTGGCCAAAGGTCTTGATATCCGAGTAGGCCACAG GGTTACTAATATAGTAAGGCGGTACAATGGAGTGAAGGTAACGACAGAAAACGGTGAAACATTTGTTGCTGATGCTGCAGTCATTGCTGTTCCTCTCGGAGTTTTAAAATCTGGAACGATAAAGTTCGAACCGAAGCTACCTGAGTGGAAACAAGAAGCAATCAACGACCTAGGAGTAGGTATCGAGAACAAGATCATACTCCATTTTGAGAAAGTCTTCTGGCCGAAAGTGGAGTTTCTAGGAGTGGTAGCTGAAACCTCCTACGGCTGCAGTTACTTTTTGAACCTGCACAAGGCCACGGGTCATCCTGTCCTGGTTTACATGCCGGCTGGTCAGCTCGCTAAAGACATTGAGAAAATGTCTGATGAAGCAGCTGCAAGTTTCGCCTTCTTGCAACTCCAGAGAATTCTTCCGGATGCATTGCCTCCGGTACAGTATCTTGTATCAAGGTGGGGATCGGATGTGAATTCACTGGGATCTTATAGCTACGATATCGTGGGAAAACCTCATGATCTCTACGAGAGGCTAAGGGTTCCAGTGGATAACTTATTCTTTGCCGGTGAAGCAACGAGCTCGAGCTTCCCTGGCTCGGTTCACGGCGCTTATTCAACTGGATTGATGGCAGCTGAAGATTGTAGGATGCGAGTTTTGGAGCGGTATGGTGAGTTAGATCTGTTTCAGCCTGTCATGGGTGAAGAAGGACCTTTCTCTGTTCCTCTTCTTATCTCCCGTCTCTAA
- the LOC104785055 gene encoding 50S ribosomal protein L3-1, chloroplastic-like, translating to MAMAMAVVSFPSLLNKSTLPTSLFTPTFLPAKSSSLLIKSSPKTRFVVSSSMEAGIGVMGSKLGMMTFFEDDGTVVPVTVVGFREGNIVTQIKTLATDGYDAVQIGYRRVRDKKLTKPETGHLLKAGTIPMRHLQEFRLTNVEGFETNQKLVFDEIFKEGDLVDVAGTTIGKGFQGGIKRHHFKRGQMTHGSKSHRALGSIGAGTTPGRVYKGKKMPGRMGGTRTKIRKLKIVKVDKELNVVMIKGALPGKPGNLLRITPAKIVGLNIPKN from the coding sequence ATGGCGATGGCTATGGCGGTGGTTTCTTTCCCATCTCTACTCAACAAATCAACCTTACCCACTTCTCTCTTCACCCCAACCTTCCTCCCTGCAAAATCCTCTTCCCTTCTCATCAAATCATCACCCAAAACCAGATTCGTTGTCTCTTCCTCCATGGAAGCTGGAATCGGAGTAATGGGTTCAAAGCTCGGAATGATGACTTTCTTCGAAGACGACGGCACAGTCGTCCCAGTAACAGTCGTCGGATTCCGCGAAGGCAACATCGTAACCCAAATCAAAACCCTAGCCACCGACGGTTACGACGCGGTTCAAATCGGTTACCGTAGGGTACGCGACAAGAAGCTAACTAAACCGGAAACCGGTCATCTCCTAAAAGCCGGTACGATTCCAATGAGACATTTACAAGAGTTCAGGCTAACGAACGTGGAAGGATTCGAAACGAACCAGAAGCTCGTGTTCGACGAGATATTCAAAGAAGGTGATCTTGTAGACGTGGCGGGGACGACGATTGGGAAAGGGTTTCAAGGAGGAATCAAAAGGCATCATTTCAAGAGAGGTCAGATGACTCATGGTTCCAAGAGTCATCGTGCTTTGGGTTCGATTGGTGCTGGTACTACTCCTGGAAGGGTTTACAAAGGGAAGAAGATGCCTGGGAGAATGGGAGGAACGAGGACTAAGATCAGGAAGCTTAAGATTGTTAAAGTTGATAAGGAGCTTAATGTTGTTATGATCAAAGGTGCTTTGCCTGGTAAGCCTGGCAACCTTCTTCGTATTACTCCTGCTAAAATCGTCGGTCTTAATATTCCCAAGAACTAG